One part of the Rutidosis leptorrhynchoides isolate AG116_Rl617_1_P2 chromosome 1, CSIRO_AGI_Rlap_v1, whole genome shotgun sequence genome encodes these proteins:
- the LOC139846126 gene encoding uncharacterized protein, which translates to MQKYLQLLKETAARFEHFELAQVPRSQNKKADALSKLAALTFSHFQKQVWVEELPSKSIESDLMVASVTEEQPNWMEPILKYIRSNILPEDSREARSVREWAPMYIIQEDILYRKSYCGPMMRCVGPIEAEMIVEEVHNGTCALHSGLAFRENCGVPASQWIV; encoded by the exons ATGCAAAAGTACTTGCAGCTATTAAAGGAAACTGCAGCGCGGTTTGAGCATTTTGAACTTGCGCAAGTGCCAAGAAGTCAAAACAAGAAAGCGGATGCTTTGAGCAAATTAGCCGCTTTAACTTTTTCGCATTTTCAAAAGCAAGTATGGGTCGAAGAATTACCAAGTAAGTCGATAGAAAGTGACTTGATGGTCGCATCTGTTACAGAAGAACAGCCAAACTGGATGGAGCCAATCCTAAAATATATCCGCAGTAATATCTTGCCAGAGGATAGTCGCGAAGCTCGTTCAGTGCGAGAGTGGGCGCCAATGTATATCATTCAAGAAgatatcttatatcgcaaatcatacTGCGGACCAATGATGCGATGTGTTGGCCCAATCGAGGCAGAAATGATTGTAGAAGAAGTGCATAAcggtacttgtgcactgcattcag GTTTGGCATTtcgcgagaattg TGGCGTACCCGCAAGCCAATGGATTGTGTGA